One region of Culex pipiens pallens isolate TS chromosome 2, TS_CPP_V2, whole genome shotgun sequence genomic DNA includes:
- the LOC120432462 gene encoding leucine-rich repeat-containing G-protein coupled receptor 5-like yields MSKRLVGPMLLVTILFSIAPRELLARNLTCVERPEAFWQDEPDSWCVIEDVDLEESSEDIHFPEHPKIYLRNFNVSYLSPTLLFKMRSVQHLTVESCSMTKLYMKPTLNSMEIKNSNISEVIIDKDSNYELQNFSLEGIYRKPLPNNYIRLTHLEELSIRHNDLTRFNMRQLNGLIKLKTLDLSYDHIEQLIIPDALHIPNLKELYLSDNQLEQLPTNLKRLKNLETLDLHSNQIAFLEMSRFNGLSNLKKLVLSGNRLQISTLEPVYLPALEKLEMIGCGLKDLDMLYWKMPSLKYFNVYDNSLVAITNFPDSFTKELVFVPTGNRWSCLKLEAISAKVTIKVKERDHYCEHKVADICCNGGSIDFNLVETLDRKVQLLKFQNSILYEKLEETNHKLEKVIGVVDQRVVRK; encoded by the exons ATGTCAAAGCGCCTAGTGGGACCTATGTTGCTCGTAAC GATCCTGTTCAGCATTGCACCACGGGAGTTGCTGGCGAGGAATTTGACCTGCGTGGAAAGGCCGGAAGCCTTCTGGCAGGATGAGCCGGACAGCTGGTGCGTGATCGAGGATGTTGATCTGGAGGAGTCGTCGGAGGACATTCACTTTCCGGAACATCCGAAGATATATCTGAGGAACTTTAACGTGTCGTACCTGTCGCCGACGTTGCTGTTCAAGATGCGAAGTGTGCAGCACCTGACGGTGGAGTCGTGCTCGATGACGAAGCTGTACATGAAGCCGACGTTGAACAGCATGGAGATCAAGAACAGCAACATCTCCGAGGTGATCATCGACAAGGATAGCAACTACGAGCTGCAGAACTTTAGCTTGGAAGGGATCTATCGGAAGCCGCTTCCGAACAATTACATCCGGCTGACCCACTTGGAGGAACTCTCGATCCGGCATAACGATCTGACGAGATTCAATATGAGACAGCTCAACGGGTTGATCAAGCTGAAAACGTTGGATCTTAGCTACGATCACATAGAACAGTTGATCATTCCGGATGCGTTGCACATACCAAATTTGAAGGAACTCTACCTTTCCGATAACCAACTAGAGCAACTTCCAACCAATCTCAAACGTCTTAAAAATTTGGAAACCCTAGACCTTCACTCCAACCAGATCGCCTTCCTGGAGATGAGTCGCTTCAACGGGCTGAGCAATCTGAAGAAGTTGGTCCTCAGCGGCAATCGGCTACAGATCAGCACCCTTGAACCAGTTTACCTTCCAGCCCTCGAGAAGCTCGAAATGATCGGCTGCGGTCTCAAAGACCTGGACATGCTCTACTGGAAGATGCCATCGCTCAAGTACTTCAACGTGTACGACAACAGCCTGGTGGCCATCACCAACTTCCCGGACAGCTTCACCAAAGAGCTCGTATTCGTCCCCACCGGTAATCGCTGGAGCTGCCTCAAGCTGGAGGCGATCAGCGCCAAGGTCACGATCAAGGTCAAAGAGCGCGATCACTACTGCGAGCACAAGGTGGCGGACATTTGCTGCAATGGCGGCAGCATCGACTTCAACCTGGTCGAAACGTTGGACCGGAAGGTGCAGCTGCTCAAGTTCCAAAACTCGATCCTGTACGAGAAGCTCGAGGAGACCAACCACAAGCTGGAGAAGGTGATTGGCGTCGTCGATCAGCGGGTGGTTAGGAAGTGA